The proteins below are encoded in one region of Peptococcaceae bacterium 1198_IL3148:
- the hisS gene encoding histidine--tRNA ligase: MLTTKPRGTNDILPGDVEKWQYIENVIRDVCRTYSYREIRTPIFEHTELFKRGVGETTDIVEKEMYTFTDRGDRSITLRPEGTAAVVRSYLENKLYAGPQPVKLYYIGPMFRYDRPQAGRYRQFHQFGVEVLGAHSPGIDAEVIAMAMKVYERLGLKNLELHINSLGCPHCRPKLREKLQGFFRPNLEHYCKDCQGRFDRNPLRILDCKNEKCNQLSAGAPTITDCLCDECASFFKEVQAQLDVLGIEYVVDHNLVRGLDYYTHTAFEIMTKDIGAQSSVGGGGRYNGLVEACGGPEIPGIGYALGLERILLVMEKQGVAIPQQWHPDVFVVTAGSEAEEVAFKFLSYVRAQGFVADKDYNGRSLKAQMKYAGKINARYVAIIGENEIVNNTVVLKDMANGEQQEIDWQKAIEILGGQ, translated from the coding sequence GTGCTAACCACCAAACCGCGGGGAACCAACGATATTCTTCCCGGGGACGTAGAAAAATGGCAATACATCGAAAACGTAATTAGGGATGTCTGCCGTACTTACAGTTACAGAGAAATCCGCACTCCGATTTTTGAACATACCGAGTTGTTTAAGCGCGGCGTGGGCGAAACCACCGATATAGTGGAAAAGGAAATGTATACCTTTACCGACCGGGGCGATCGCAGCATTACCTTGCGTCCCGAAGGGACAGCAGCGGTGGTACGTTCTTACTTGGAGAATAAATTGTATGCTGGACCACAACCAGTAAAACTTTACTATATTGGACCAATGTTTCGCTATGATCGCCCCCAGGCCGGTCGCTATCGGCAATTTCACCAATTTGGCGTAGAAGTGTTGGGTGCCCACAGCCCGGGAATCGATGCGGAAGTAATTGCCATGGCCATGAAAGTTTATGAACGCCTGGGTCTAAAGAATTTAGAACTGCATATTAACAGTTTGGGTTGTCCCCATTGCCGACCGAAACTAAGAGAAAAACTGCAAGGGTTTTTTAGACCCAACTTAGAGCATTATTGTAAAGATTGCCAGGGGCGTTTTGATAGAAACCCACTGCGGATTCTAGATTGTAAAAATGAAAAATGTAATCAACTGTCTGCAGGGGCGCCAACCATTACTGACTGCCTGTGCGATGAGTGTGCCAGCTTCTTTAAGGAAGTGCAGGCCCAACTGGATGTGTTAGGCATTGAATATGTGGTGGACCACAATTTGGTCCGGGGGTTAGATTATTACACCCATACTGCCTTTGAAATTATGACCAAAGATATCGGTGCCCAAAGTTCCGTTGGCGGCGGTGGCCGTTATAATGGTCTGGTGGAAGCCTGTGGCGGACCAGAAATCCCTGGTATTGGTTATGCCCTTGGTTTGGAAAGAATTCTATTGGTGATGGAAAAACAGGGAGTGGCAATTCCCCAACAGTGGCATCCCGACGTGTTTGTGGTCACAGCGGGATCAGAAGCCGAAGAGGTGGCCTTTAAATTTTTGTCTTACGTCCGGGCCCAAGGGTTTGTTGCCGACAAAGATTATAACGGCCGTAGTTTGAAAGCACAGATGAAATATGCGGGTAAAATTAATGCCCGTTATGTTGCCATCATTGGTGAAAATGAAATAGTCAACAATACTGTGGTGTTAAAGGACATGGCTAATGGTGAACAACAAGAAATAGATTGGCAAAAAGCGATTGAAATATTGGGAGGTCAATAA